Genomic segment of Arachis hypogaea cultivar Tifrunner chromosome 11, arahy.Tifrunner.gnm2.J5K5, whole genome shotgun sequence:
AACGATGTTGTTTCTGTTTTGTGGCAACTGTAGAGTCTATAATAACTTGTGTGAAGCTTTGCATCATGACTACAAGCATTGTTGATGTGATTGTTTAAGCTACTTAATGCTTATTCTGTTGGTGACtagttattttaaatttgatgttGAACATATGTCTATATTTTGAGGCCATCTCTATTACAGTATGCAGGATATTCACGTTTAGGCTTTGCTTCTATGCTTAAGTATTTTGAGAACCATGAGCATTCTTTAGTGAAAGCTCACTCTTGACCACCTTTGATTAGGAGTTATTGTACTTGGGCTCTCTTATTTTTCTCTTAAAAAGCTGTATGGTCTGTTTATTTAATTAAGTGGGATTGGATTATAAACAAGTACAACTTACAATGAATAAATATATGTCTCAATCATATATTAAGTTGGTTTTGTTATTTGGAAGTTTcctattgaatttaaatattatacaTTGCATCTCCAGTGGAATGCTTGTCCAGGATCCCTCAAAGGGTAATGACGTGGATGCAATTTTCAATCAAGCAAGGCAACTTGGAGCTGTAGAAAGGCCTATTGATCAACTTCAGGAGCCACCAAGGTCAACAAGCTTTACTGGAACTGGCAGGTTACTCTCAGGGGAAACTGTACAATCTGCTTCTCAGCAACCCGAGGCTGTTGTTCATAACATTGTTTTTTGGACTAATGGTTTCACCGTAAATGATGGGCCTTTGAGGAGTTTGGATGACCCTGAAAATGCTTCATTTTTAGAGGTAACTGTTACTATAGTTCTGCATTCATAAATGGATTGGAATCGACAAACATATGAAGCAATGAGTTTGTATATGgtcaggaaaagaaaaagaaaaaagaaaaataaaaccttGTGACTATTATTCAGGGAATAATGTCATATTTCAAAAGTTTCTAAGAAATCCAGCATAACTAGTACTATACAGGAATGGTCCAGAGATCTGTTTGGGCTACTAACACCATTACTTTCTTCTTGAATATGTCACTAATTTCATTGTGTTAAATGATATTTGTTATGTTTGAATGCAGAGCATAAAAAAATCCGAGTGTCCAAAAGAGCTTGAACCTGCAGATAGGAGGTCGTCTGTCAATGTTAATCTCATAAGGAGGAATGAGAAGTATCCTGTGAGTTTTTAAGTTTGAGTTCGTAGTTATTTGTCTCTTATATTTAGTATAAAACCAGGATGAATTTGGTTACTTTTGTAGATATAAAACTTCTGcagatttttatttctttatttttatacactAAGATACTATGTGTCAATGAACAAAGCAAAATTTTACCCCTCTACTTCACTACTAAAACAGGATGAATTCAACTGAATTTGTTGGTTCTATTTTTTCGGAAGAGTTGCATTTTGAAATGCTATCCATTCTTTTGTGTGTGTGGATTTTGATGTTTGAGATTATAATTGTATGTGGAGTTTTATATCTCTTTTTGCACACCTGTAGGAACCCGAGAAGCGTCATGTTGCATTTCAAGGTTTGGGAAGAACTCTAGGAAGCAGCTCTTCTTCAGGGTCACCAGAGCCAAGCTCAACTCCTCCCAACACTGCTCCAACCCCTTCTGCCGGCCTGGTGGTGGATCAGTCATTGCCAACAACCTCAATACAGCTCAGGTTGGCCGATGGAACCCGCTTGATATCACGTTTCAATTATCACCACACGATTGGCGACATCCGTGGCTTCATTAACGCCTCTAGACCTGGGGGTGCGGGTAATTATCAACTTCAGGTGATGGGTTTCCCTCCAAAGCTTCTCTCCGACGAAACTCAGTCTATAGAGCAGGCAGGACTGGCAAATTCGGTTGTCATCCAGAAATTCTAGCAGCTGTACAAAGGCTGCTGCTACGTCACAGGGGTCTTTACTGGCATAAATGCTGCTGTATTAATGTGAACCAGTTTTCTACTGATAGAACCTATCAGGGTTTTTCCATAGTGAGTTTTGATGAGGGATTTTGGCGTGGTGTCCTTTAACTGTCATTATCAAAAGAAACAGGGTGGGTGCGggttcatattttcttgttgccTAAAATTTTATGATGTTTTCTGTTGCTTTAGGTTCAGTTAGATGGCTTGGCTTTTCGGCCCAAATGTATGTGGAAAAGGGtatcataattgtgtttttgctATCAACTTGCTGAGCCTAATGGCTGAATTTTGAAGTATACATTGAACACTTGGTTGAACTCGAAATCTAGGATAGCCCTCGGATTGCGGAGGTACATCAATCTTGGAAATAATATAAGTTGCCTCATATAATCGTTGAGTAATGTGATCTGCATGCATATCCTTTAGTATGCTAGAAAAATACTGATATTACGCGTCGCGTATCTTGCACGTAAATCGTAATTGTTCCACATTGCGAGCTTTTTCCATTCGTTAATGGAAGAGAGAAATTACGAAAGAGCCAATAACAGTTAACAGAAAGGGATAATGACGTAGGCAGCAATTCTTGTAATCTTGCTTGGGTCCCAATGATGGATGTAGTGACATCTTAGTCCAGCACGAAATGGTGCAATCCTGCATAAAAAATGTTCTGTATAAATACGtgtattttttttcacattttaaaaatatattttatatttaacatgtattttattcgTAGTTGATTCTGCTTGGTTGCGTGACAAGAGAAGAATGTTGTTACAGCCCACCATCAGTTACCGGTTCCTCTAAGATTGTAATCAAAATCCTAAACGCTTCTCTTTCATCCAACTCGTCAAAGATTAGCATTTGCTCACTAtgtaacaaataaattaaaccatcGTATCTTAGAAGAATGTCGAAACACTATCTTGTCTTAACACCAAAGGTTATCCTTAGGATAAAAAGATTCAAAGGCATGTCTTGTGCCCTTCCACTTAATCAAAAGCTAAATATGCCTTTTAGAAAGCAAGATTTGCTGTAttggaatttaattcaattttcaaaaaagaaataaaagaacggtGACTGCTGCCGTGTCTAAAAATATAGTCTCTAAACAACTTAAATATTAGGTTaagaaaaaagttaattttaattttaaaaattaattttaaattaattagatttaatcataattttaaattctttttttgttGCAACCGCTCTCTCACAATCCTGTGCCATGTATTGCGATTTTGGTGTCTTCGCAGCTGCTGTCTCGTTTCTTATTAACTAAGTCGAATGTTTATTTTACTATATATGCGGATGGttctttttattctaaaatagaTGTTTATTTGGGTATAccattgatattttatttgatttgcttGATTTTGCATGCACATGCTCCGCAGGATGTGCATTTTATTATGTATGCGGATAGTTCTTTAGATGTTTATTTGGGTCATACTATTTGAGTAAACGAAGCAAAGTGGCACGCGATAGAAGTGGCGAAAACACGACGCAACAACGTGGAAGTAAGGGGCAGAGGTGCAACATTGGAGCACCGACGGAACAAGGCCTCTGGCTCGACAACGGTGCCACGTCACGGAGGAAAAAAGAAGGCGAGCAGCGACAGCATTGCTTGCAGGGAGAACAGGGGGTGGCGCAACGCATGGGAGAAGAAGATGCAGTGGCAGCGTTGAGAGCAGGGGGCGCGACGCAGGAAAGAAGAAGGTGCAGCGGCAGCATCGATTGCAGGGAGCACAAGAGCGGCGCTACGCATGGGAGAAGAAGGTGCAGCAGTGGTGCGACGTGTTGCTTCTTCAGAGTTCAGATGGTGGCGGCGGCGGTAAGGTGCGTTGGTGACGGCGTGACAGAAAAGAGGAAATGAAGCAGCTGCGTTTAAAGGAGAGAGAGATGGAAGGTGAGAGGCTAGGGTTGTGGTGGATAAATGGAGtagaatgtttttttattttagtggaCCTGGAGTGCAGCACATTGTTTATGTTATTCACACCCCTTATTATTTACCTAACAGAACTCAGTGTCTAAAAATATAGGGGAAGTAGGGTTGTTAAATGGGTCAGGCCAGCCCGTTTAGGTCTAGACTATTTAGCCCACGAGTTATACGAGCTAGTCCATTTAAACATATTTTGTTTGCGGGCCAAGATTTTATAGCCCAAACCTTTTACGGCAAGTCCGACGGATTATATGAGCTAGCCTGTTTATTTGttggctttttttattttttgaaaaaaaaaaacttacaaaaGTTcaattttaaggaaaaaaattttgttgtatatttttggaCAAGAAAAATCTTGTATggcaccaaaaaaaaattaaaattccagTAAACAACTAAACACATTTGCTATTAGTTTTTTTTACATATTGCACATTTGATTTGAGTAACTATTATGCTCTAAATTTGTTCTTTTAACTCAAAACATAATTACATTCACATCCAATTAGtgatttcatatttttaattaaaggAGTATTCTAATTCCCCTCACATagttaacaaaatattataaacCAATAACAACATCACAATTCTATCAAAAAAATCacacaaaagtaaaaaaaaaaaagtatttgatAGATTACATAGCATGcaaatatattataaaagtaaCAAACAATGTAATCCTAAAATTTTTAATCCAATCTACCAAATTAGTCAATACCTACaatggaaagaaaaataaatatcagCTACAGCAGTGTTTCGAGAAAATATCTTAGTATCAGGATTCAGGTACTTAAAAATATTCCTAGTTCTTCTATACTCAACAAATGAGAAAGGCAAATCATGTTCTATGATTGCTATTGCAATTAATTCACAAAAAATCACAGGATCAACTTGCCTAACTCTTAACCTCCTAGCTTCATCAAGCATCATTTTTTCCAAATCATAAAATTTAGGGAGTTCACGATATACAGGGATGTGTCGTCTCAATGTAGAGGTACCATGAGTACTATCCTCACCTTTGTATTCTTTTTCACACCCTTTACATTTGCATTTTGCTTTGCCATCTTTcccaactatttttataaaactaTCATAGACATTAGATGTAGTtaacttttttctctttttagaaTTTGATCCATCAATAGCAGTAAGTGGAATACTTACAAGAGGAGTCGCTTGAGTTATTTCCGACGGAATTTTATCGTCAACAagatcatcaaaatcatcatcagaGTCTGAGTGCAAGAAAATGTGTTCTACCTCAGTATTTTGATCAACAAGATCTCTTGCATAGTCATCCATAATTCCAAAATAAATTAC
This window contains:
- the LOC112722858 gene encoding plant UBX domain-containing protein 4 produces the protein MASKDKKPSNPSSSRAGRIRTLSDLNRPSVDSDSDSDEPQEYYTGGEKSGMLVQDPSKGNDVDAIFNQARQLGAVERPIDQLQEPPRSTSFTGTGRLLSGETVQSASQQPEAVVHNIVFWTNGFTVNDGPLRSLDDPENASFLESIKKSECPKELEPADRRSSVNVNLIRRNEKYPEPEKRHVAFQGLGRTLGSSSSSGSPEPSSTPPNTAPTPSAGLVVDQSLPTTSIQLRLADGTRLISRFNYHHTIGDIRGFINASRPGGAGNYQLQVMGFPPKLLSDETQSIEQAGLANSVVIQKF